One genomic segment of Coffea arabica cultivar ET-39 chromosome 6e, Coffea Arabica ET-39 HiFi, whole genome shotgun sequence includes these proteins:
- the LOC113696283 gene encoding GTP-binding nuclear protein Ran1A isoform X2 yields MALPNQQIVDYPNFKLVIVGDGGTGKTTFVKRHLTGEFEKKYEPTIGVEVHPLDFFTNCGKLRFYCWDTAGQEKFGGLRDGYYIHGQCAIIMFDVTARLTYKNAPTWHRDLCRVCESIPIVLCGNKVDVKNRQVKAKQVTFHRKKNLQYYEISAKSNYNFEKPFLYLARKLAGDPNLHFVESPALLPPEVQIDLAAQQQHEAELAQAAIQPLPDDDDDAFE; encoded by the exons ATG GCTTTGCCTAATCAGCAGATTGTGGATTACCCTAACTTTAAGCTTGTGATTGTCGGTGATGGAGGAACTG GTAAAACTACTTTTGTCAAGAGGCACTTGACTGgtgaatttgagaaaaaatatgaaC CAACTATTGGAGTGGAGGTTCACCCATTGGACTTTTTCACAAATTGTGGGAAACTTCGTTTCTACTGCTGGGATACTGCTGGGCAAGAGAAATTTGGAGGTCTTCGAGATGGCTACTA CATTCATGGGCAATGTGCAATTATAATGTTTGATGTCACAGCACGGCTGACCTACAAGAATGCGCCAACATGGCATCGAGATCTCTGCAG GGTTTGTGAAAGTATTCCTATTGTCCTCTGTGGAAACAAAGTTGATGTCAAGAATAGGCAGGTGAAGGCCAAGCAAGTTACATTCCACCGGAAGAAAAATTTGCAGTACTATGAGATTTCTGCAAAGAGCAACTACAATTTTGAAAAGCCTTTCTTGTACCTTGCCAGGAAGCTTGCTGG GGATCCCAATCTTCATTTCGTGGAATCACCTGCCCTTCTTCCCCCCGAAGTCCAGATAGATTTGGCTGCACAGCAACA GCATGAGGCTGAGCTTGCTCAAGCAGCTATTCAACCACTCCCTGACGACGACGACGATGCGTTCGAGTAA
- the LOC113696283 gene encoding GTP-binding nuclear protein Ran1A isoform X1 — MEDRNNNFVCFCIHLFFLNVKFFERWSNVVIALWIFFKRKRKMILFGFLNQMALPNQQIVDYPNFKLVIVGDGGTGKTTFVKRHLTGEFEKKYEPTIGVEVHPLDFFTNCGKLRFYCWDTAGQEKFGGLRDGYYIHGQCAIIMFDVTARLTYKNAPTWHRDLCRVCESIPIVLCGNKVDVKNRQVKAKQVTFHRKKNLQYYEISAKSNYNFEKPFLYLARKLAGDPNLHFVESPALLPPEVQIDLAAQQQHEAELAQAAIQPLPDDDDDAFE; from the exons ATGGAAGATAGAAACAACAATTTCGTCTGCTTTTGcattcaccttttttttttaaatgtcaaaTTCTTTGAGCGATGGAGTAATGTGGTCATAGCGttatggattttttttaaaagaaaaagaaaaatgattttgtttGGATTTCTTAATCAGATG GCTTTGCCTAATCAGCAGATTGTGGATTACCCTAACTTTAAGCTTGTGATTGTCGGTGATGGAGGAACTG GTAAAACTACTTTTGTCAAGAGGCACTTGACTGgtgaatttgagaaaaaatatgaaC CAACTATTGGAGTGGAGGTTCACCCATTGGACTTTTTCACAAATTGTGGGAAACTTCGTTTCTACTGCTGGGATACTGCTGGGCAAGAGAAATTTGGAGGTCTTCGAGATGGCTACTA CATTCATGGGCAATGTGCAATTATAATGTTTGATGTCACAGCACGGCTGACCTACAAGAATGCGCCAACATGGCATCGAGATCTCTGCAG GGTTTGTGAAAGTATTCCTATTGTCCTCTGTGGAAACAAAGTTGATGTCAAGAATAGGCAGGTGAAGGCCAAGCAAGTTACATTCCACCGGAAGAAAAATTTGCAGTACTATGAGATTTCTGCAAAGAGCAACTACAATTTTGAAAAGCCTTTCTTGTACCTTGCCAGGAAGCTTGCTGG GGATCCCAATCTTCATTTCGTGGAATCACCTGCCCTTCTTCCCCCCGAAGTCCAGATAGATTTGGCTGCACAGCAACA GCATGAGGCTGAGCTTGCTCAAGCAGCTATTCAACCACTCCCTGACGACGACGACGATGCGTTCGAGTAA
- the LOC113696990 gene encoding uncharacterized protein isoform X1, which translates to MATPSNTANQEVVRRQNKGPPFKFLVPLIYAPVLPLIRLTLRHRPVLRDRLFTAVLAGAFAHGFYLVTDIYDAESK; encoded by the exons ATGGCCACCCCGTCGAATACAGCAAACCA GGAAGTGGTTAGAAGGCAAAATAAAGGACCCCCTTTTAAGTTCTTGGTACCTCTAATCTACGCTCCTGTTCTTCCACTTA TTCGGCTAACGTTGCGGCATAGGCCAGTTCTGAGGGATCGTTTGTTCACTGCTGTTTTGGCTGGTGCATTTGCTCATGGCTTTTATTTGGT AACAGATATATATGATGCTGAGAGCAAGTGA
- the LOC113696990 gene encoding uncharacterized protein isoform X2 encodes MVRRQNKGPPFKFLVPLIYAPVLPLIRLTLRHRPVLRDRLFTAVLAGAFAHGFYLVTDIYDAESK; translated from the exons A TGGTTAGAAGGCAAAATAAAGGACCCCCTTTTAAGTTCTTGGTACCTCTAATCTACGCTCCTGTTCTTCCACTTA TTCGGCTAACGTTGCGGCATAGGCCAGTTCTGAGGGATCGTTTGTTCACTGCTGTTTTGGCTGGTGCATTTGCTCATGGCTTTTATTTGGT AACAGATATATATGATGCTGAGAGCAAGTGA
- the LOC113696991 gene encoding uncharacterized protein yields the protein MATTMLPISAVGVRACASTGTRKADVNNRRSSSSNWWSPIFGWSAEPDYIDTDNKRGDLSSISKKSEQDQDPKPVAKSRFAPGSFTAEKARQLRMMTTGSSTFHDVMYHSAIASRLASDFSGRSEL from the coding sequence ATGGCGACCACTATGTTACCGATCAGCGCAGTCGGAGTGAGAGCCTGTGCGAGTACCGGCACCCGGAAAGCTGACGTAAATAACCGGAGGAGTTCATCTTCCAACTGGTGGTCCCCAATCTTCGGCTGGTCTGCTGAGCCGGACTACATTGACACTGATAACAAGAGAGGTGATTTATCATCTATTAGTAAAAAGTCGGAGCAGGATCAGGATCCTAAGCCGGTGGCAAAATCTCGGTTTGCTCCTGGTTCGTTCACAGCGGAAAAGGCCAGGCAGCTCCGGATGATGACGACTGGGTCGTCTACGTTTCATGACGTCATGTACCACTCTGCCATCGCCTCCAGACTCGCCTCCGATTTCTCCGGCCGCTCCGAACTATAA
- the LOC113694754 gene encoding cytochrome b-c1 complex subunit 7-2, mitochondrial produces MATASSWVAKILNPKSNPLAAMHMKAISTRLRKYGLRYDDLYDPLEDMDIKEALRRLPPEVVDARNQRLLRAMDLSMKHQYLPEHLQAQQTPFRSYLKDMLALVKRERAEREALGALPLYQRTLP; encoded by the exons atgGCGACGGCGTCGTCTTGGGTGGCAAAGATTCTGAACCCAAAGAGCAATCCCTTGGCCGCTATGCACATGAAAGCCATCTCTACCCGCCTCCGCAAATACG GGTTGAGGTATGACGACCTGTATGATCCGCTGGAGGACATGGACATCAAAGAAGCATTGAGACGGCTTCCTCCAGAAGTTGTGGATGCTCGCAATCAGCGGCTCTTGCGGGCCATGGATCTCTCCATGAAGCATCAGTACCTTCCCGAACACCTCCAG GCACAGCAGACGCCATTCAGGAGCTATCTTAAAGATATGCTAGCTCTG GTAAAGAGGGAGAGGGCAGAGCGTGAAGCTTTGGGAGCTTTGCCTCTTTATCAGCGTACACTTCCCTAA
- the LOC113697232 gene encoding potassium channel AKT1, with protein sequence MVGLRTANYNGMFSRVSMCGAGVAEEMEQLSREGSHYSITSGILPSLGARSNRRVQLRRFTISPYDRRYRAWETFLIVLVAYTAWVSPFEFGFLEKPEGPLPILDNVVNGFFAIDIILTFFVAYLDRTTYLLIDDRGLIAWKYASSWLAFDVVSTIPSELARRISPQDLRTYGLFNMLRLWRLRRVSALFARLEKDRNFNYFWVRCAKLICVTLFAVHCAGCFYYLLAARYHNHKKTWIGASMGDFLRESLWIRYVTSMYWSITTLTTVGYGDLHAENTREMIFDIVYMLFNLGLTAYLIGNMTNLVVHGTSRTRKFRDTIQAASSFAQRNQLPLRLQDQMLSHLCLKFRTDSEGLEQQETLDSLPKAIRSSISHFLFYSLVDKVYLFRGVSNDLLFQLVSEMKAEYFPPKEDVILQNEAPTDFYILVSGAVDLLVFKNGGEQIVGEAKNGDLCGEIGVLCYRPQLFTVRTKRLSQLLRLNRTTFMNIIQANVGDGTIIMNNLLQHLKELKDPIMEGVLIETENMLARGRMDLPLSLCFATLRGDDLLLHHLLKRGLDPNESDNDGRTALHIAASKGNENCVLLLLDFGADPNSRDSEGNVPLWEAMLGRHELVVKLLSDNGAKITSGDVGQFACTAAEHNNLKLLQEIVRLGGDVKRPRSNGSTALHVAVCEGNNDIVKFLLQQGADIDKTDEHGWTPRDLAEQQGHEDITALFESIKALFESIKETKTQPVAPILEEKHGVRFLGRFKSEPTIFPVPQEGSFPAVGGSWGRSSRRRRADKFHNSLVGIMSAARNGENSLLLSVNQAKLATGTRIYVARVTISCPEKEDVAGRLVCLPPSFQELREIGFKKYGFWPARILNKDGAEIDEIELVRDGDHLVFVSDGGVRGPNQQRAEGVLR encoded by the exons ATGGTGGGATTACGGACTGCGAATTACAATGGAATGTTTAGTAGGGTATCAATGTGCGGCGCCGGGGTAGCAGAAGAGATGGAGCAGTTGTCCAGAGAAGGCAGCCATTACAGTATAACCTCCGGGATCCTTCCTTCGCTGGGTGCAAGAAGCAACCGCCGGGTCCAGCTCCGTAGATTCACTATTTCCCCATATGATCGCCGCTACAG GGCATGGGAAACGTTTCTGATTGTTCTGGTAGCTTATACTGCTTGGGTGTCTCCATTTGAGTTTGGGTTTTTGGAGAAACCAGAGGGACCACTGCCTATTTTGGATAATGTCGTCAATGGTTTCTTTGCCATTGATATCATTCTCACTTTCTTTGTTGCATACCTCGATAGGACTACGTATCTTCTCATTGATGATCGCGGGCTGATTGCTTGGAAATACGCCAGCAGTTGGTTGGCCTTCGATGTTGTCTCCACTATTCCTTCTGAACTTGCTCGCAGAATTTCTCCTCAAGATTTGCGGACATATGGCTTATTCAATATGCTTCGTCTCTGGCGTCTTCGTAGAGTTAGTGCCTTATTTGCCCG GTTGGAGAAAGACAGAAACTTCAACTACTTTTGGGTTCGATGCGCTAAGCTTATTtgt GTGACTCTTTTTGCTGTTCATTGTGCGGGGTGCTTCTACTATCTGCTTGCTGCTCGTTATCACAATCACAAGAAGACATGGATTGGGGCTTCTATGGGGGACTTCCTTCGGGAAAGTCTGTGGATCCGTTATGTAACCTCAATGTACTGGTCCATCACTACTCTAACTACAGTTGGTTATGGTGACCTACATGCCGAGAATACGAGAGAGATGATCTTTGACATCGTTTACATGCTCTTTAACCTGGGGCTGACAGCATATTTGATAGGAAATATGACCAATTTGGTTGTTCATGGAACCAGTAGGACCAGAAAATTT AGAGATACCATTCAAGCTGCATCAAGTTTCGCTCAGAGGAACCAGTTGCCTCTTCGCCTACAAGATCAGATGCTCTCTCACTTGTGCTTGAAGTTCAGAACTGACTCAGAGGGGCTGGAGCAGCAAGAGACTCTAGATTCTCTTCCAAAAGCCATCCGGTCAagcatttcacattttctctTTTACTCCCTAGTGGATAAGGTGTACTTATTTCGTGGCGTGTCCAACGACTTGCTCTTCCAACTG GTTTCAGAGATGAAAGCTGAGTACTTTCCTCCCAAGGAGGATGTAATTCTGCAGAATGAAGCTCCAACAGATTTTTACATTCTTGTGTCAGGAGCAGTG GATTTACTGGTTTTCAAAAATGGTGGCGAGCAG ATTGTTGGGGAGGCAAAAAATGGTGATCTCTGTGGTGAGATTGGGGTTCTTTGCTATAGGCCTCAGCTGTTCACTGTACGAACAAAAAGACTGAGCCAGCTATTGCGACTGAATCGAACCACATTTATGAATATCATTCAGGCCAATGTTGGAGACGGGACCATTATCATGAATAATCTCCTTCAG CATTTGAAGGAGCTAAAGGATCCAATCATGGAGGGAGTGCTGATAGAGACAGAGAACATGCTAGCTCGTGGTAGAATGGACCTACCTCTCAGCCTCTGCTTTGCAACACTGAGAGGAGACGACTTGCTGTTGCATCACTTGTTGAAACGAGGTCTAGATCCAAATGAATCCGACAACGATGGGAGAACTGCCCTG CATATAGCTGCATCAAAAGGAAACGAGAATTGTGTGCTACTGCTTCTGGATTTTGGAGCGGACCCCAACAGCAGAG ACTCGGAGGGAAACGTACCATTATGGGAGGCCATGTTGGGCAGGCATGAATTAGTCGTCAAGCTATTGAGTGATAATGGTGCCAAAATAACTTCTGGAGATGTTGGCCAATTTGCGTGCACTGCTGCTGAACATAACAACTTAAAATTGCTACAGGAGATTGTTCGTCTCGGCGGGGATGTTAAACGTCCCAGGAGCAATGGATCAACAGCTCTTCATGTTGCTGTTTGTGAAGGTAACAATGACATTGTGAAATTCCTCTTGCAACAAGGCGCTGATATTGATAAAACAGACGAACATGGCTGGACCCCGAGAGATCTAGCTGAACAGCAGGGTCATGAAGACATAACAGCTCTCTTTGAATCCATAAAAGCTCTCTTTGAGTCCataaaagaaactaaaactCAACCTGTTGCTCCAATCTTGGAAGAAAAGCATGGAGTTCGGTTCCTTGGAAGATTTAAAAGTGAGCCTACGATCTTCCCTGTGCCGCAGGAAGGCTCATTTCCAGCTGTTGGAGGATCGTGGGGACGATCAAGTAGAAGACGTAGGGCTGATAAATTTCACAATTCACTAGTCGGGATCATGTCAGCTGCCCGGAATGGGGAGAACAGCTTGCTTTTATCCGTGAATCAGGCTAAACTTGCCACGGGTACCAGAATCTACGTTGCTAGAGTGACCATAAGTTGCCCTGAGAAAGAAGATGTTGCTGGAAGGCTTGTTTGCCTTCCACCTAGCTTCCAAGAGTTACGGGAGATTGGATTCAAAAAATATGGGTTTTGGCCAGCCAGAATATTGAACAAGGATGGAGCTGAAATTGACGAAATTGAGTTGGTAAGGGACGGTGACCATTTGGTATTCGTAAGCGATGGTGGCGTGCGCGGGCCTAATCAGCAAAGAGCTGAAGGTGTATTGAGATAA